A genomic window from Schistocerca serialis cubense isolate TAMUIC-IGC-003099 chromosome 4, iqSchSeri2.2, whole genome shotgun sequence includes:
- the LOC126474856 gene encoding uncharacterized protein LOC126474856, with protein sequence MRRQGQEGNEKARRTKEKKIMRRQGEPRRRRKPTPPAGKPTPPAGKPTPPAGKPTPPAGKPTPPAGKPTPPAGKPTPPAGKPTPPAGKPTPPAGKPTPPAGKPTPPAGKPTPPAGKPTPPAGKPTPPAGKPTPPAGKPTPPAGKPTPPAGKPTPPAGKPTPPAGKPTPPAGKPTPPAGKPTPPAGKPTPPAGKPTPPAGKPTPPAGKPTPPAGKPTPPAGKPTPPAGKPTPPAGKPTPPAGKPTPPAGKPTPPAGKPTPPAGKPTPPAGKPTPPAGKPTPPAGKPTPPAGKPTPPAGKPTPPAGKPTPPAGKPTPPAGKPTPPAGKPTPPAGKPTPPAGKPTPPAGKPTNVCGSALHNVDIVLDYIQAL encoded by the exons atgagaaggcaaggacaagaaggcaatgagaaggcaaggagaaccaAGGAGAAGAAgataatgagaaggcaaggagaaccaaggagaagaag gaaaccgacgcccccggcggggaaaccgacgcccccggcggggaaaccgacgcccccggcggggaaaccgacgcccccggcggggaaaccgacgcccccggcggggaaaccgacgcccccggcggggaaaccgacgcccccggcggggaaaccgacgcccccggcggggaaaccgacgcccccggcggggaaaccgacgcccccggcggggaaaccgacgcccccggcggggaaaccgacgcccccggcggggaaaccgacgcccccggcggggaaaccgacgcccccggcggggaaaccgacgcccccggcggggaaaccgacgcccccggcggggaaaccgacgcccccggcggggaaaccgacgcccccggcggggaaaccgacgcccccggcggggaaaccgacgcccccggcggggaaaccgacgcccccggcggggaaaccgacgcccccggcggggaaaccgacgcccccggcggggaaaccgacgcccccggcggggaaaccgacgcccccggcggggaaaccgacgcccccggcggggaaaccgacgcccccggcggggaaaccgacgcccccggcggggaaaccgacgcccccggcggggaaaccgacgcccccggcggggaaaccgacgcccccggcggggaaaccgacgcccccggcggggaaaccgacgcccccggcggggaaaccgacgcccccggcggggaaaccgacgcccccggcggggaaaccgacgcccccggcggggaaaccgacgcccccggcggggaaaccgacgcccccggcggggaaaccgacgcccccggcggggaaaccgacgcccccggcggggaaaccgacgcccccggcggggaaaccgacgcccccggcggggaaaccgacgcccccggcggggaaaccgacgcccccggcggggaaaccgacgcccccggcggggaaaccgac AAATGTTTGTGGAAGTGCACTTCACAATGTTGATATTGTGCTGGACTATATACAAGCACTGTAA